In a single window of the Drosophila miranda strain MSH22 chromosome XL, D.miranda_PacBio2.1, whole genome shotgun sequence genome:
- the LOC108162025 gene encoding WW domain-containing adapter protein with coiled-coil homolog isoform X3, which produces MDVEKSLREFSVVFVYFEKHTSHTSYQSSKYSSSKRDYERDRSSNYRDRDLSPGGSGGGGGGGGGGTGGGGGSSSGNGGSGGPLNNGNSYRSQSPDIDSPSSRSHDLRDRNDHRGSGSGGGGGGNGGGGGSGRGGSNERYSFIQKMRDRDRDVYKKDKYSDKRDRRGNDRDSESYRTNHDRDRRGGGGGSGASKLCSSRENDKRSGSDDRDRERDRDLRDMRDKRDRGSDRDRDMYKKDKYADKRDRSDRGERTARYGDWSEHVSSSGKMYYYNCKTEISQWEKPKEWVDRERNLPRDQHREKDYRDKERDRDRDDRFSRSTYKHSNSSRDNTRLRWSYNDDVGPPSHRRRLDGRHNENADMDISGDSTPTSEASYSLSGTPTTHGGTGMSGGGGGGGGGNGSNAAMDQPMGNALPRLASHPNTGSSSGAGGAPMGGAAAAAAAAAAMHYSGGGPGGGGPVTGATMLPTSGLSSVPPSIANSSSNSNSSSLRNSVVGHIGSTSSTTVPTLSNQDPHQQQHQHQHHLNSNAPLPPGGSKGRQKMHLGMSVHDHGQHNSSVNASGSDALVNHAYNSVNNSVAGNSLNSLRDNNSINSPLYMSHPHHNLSPPLNYTKSPIPTIVGITNTGTVVNAANMVSIIGNSYTCQATYGPIKTVVDGGVSPATPGGGGNGNSQNIVPGLGAVSGISVITSMGSNSVAGVMSLGDGGPPTPTMELDLSSALEQQQQQQQVAMAASMAAAALAAAQASVQQQQQAAQQAQQQRKLDGASGALSSLQSCVGSSVQAANLRGPEISPKLAKYFRADLIAHVTNWQAEILERQAQKCCEDTHLFGDITCTRICAELKCARSLVRSTEINATLQEQKIMYLRQQIRRIEESKTQNAFMSDDT; this is translated from the exons ATGGATGTAGAAAAATCATTAAGAGAATTTAGTGTGGTTTTTGT GTACTTTGAGAAGCATACCAGTCACACTTCCTACCAG AGCTCAAAGTACAGCAGTTCAAAGCGCGACTATGAACGTGATCGTTCCTCCAATTATCgcgatcgcgacctctcgccgggtggcagtggcggcggcggtggaggcggcggcggcggcaccGGTGGAGGTggtggcagcagcagtggcaatggcggcagcggcggcccACTAAACAATGGCAACAGCTATCGCTCCCAATCGCCCGACATCGATTCCCCCTCATCGAGATCACACGATCTGCGGGATCGGAACGATCATcggggcagcggcagcggtggcggtggcggcggcaacGGCGGTGGTGGCGGCAGTGGTCGTGGCGGTAGCAACGAGCGATACAGCTTCATACAAAAGATGCGCGATCGGGATCGTGATGTCTACAAGAAGGATAAATATTCCG ATAAAAGAGATCGACGTGGCAACGATCGGGACTCGGAATCGTATCGCACTAATCATGACAGGGATCGtcgtggcggtggcggtggcagcgGTGCCAGCAAACTTTGCTCCTCCCGCGAGAACGACAAGCGTTCCGGCTCTGATGATCGCGATCGGGAGAGAGATCGTGATTTGCGCGACATGCGCGACAAGCGAGATCGTGGCTCTGATCGGGACAGGGATATGTACAAGAAGGATAAGTATGCAG ACAAGCGCGATCGCAGCGACAGGGGCGAGCGTACGGCGCGCTATGGCGACTGGAGTGAACATGTCAGCTCGTCGG GAAAAATGTATTATTACAACTGCAAAACGGAAATTTCTCAGTGGGAGAAGCCAAAGGAATGGGTGGACAGAGAAAG GAATTTGCCCCGTGATCAGCATAGGGAGAAGGACTATCGCGACAAGGAACGTGACCGAGATCGCGATGATCGCTTCAGCAGGTCGA CATACAAACATTCCAATTCTTCGCGGGATAATACACGACTGAGATGGAGCTACAATGATGATGTGGGCCCGCCGAGTCATCGGAGACGTTTGGATG GTCGACATAACGAGAATGCTGATATGGATATTAGCGGAGATTCGACGCCCACCTCAGAGGCCAGCTATTCCTTGAGCGGCACCCCCACCACGCATGGCGGCACCGGGATgagtggaggaggaggcggcggcggtggcggcaacGGCAGCAATGCCGCAATGGATCAACCCATGGGTAATGCACTGCCTCGCCTGGCGTCACATCCAAATACCGGGAGCTCCTCGGGAGCTGGAGGAGCGCCAATGGgaggagcagcggcagcagcagcggcagcggctgcGATGCACTACAGCGGTGGTGGGCCTGGCGGCGGGGGACCCGTAACCGGTGCCACCATGTTGCCCACCAGCGGACTCTCCTCGGTGCCGCCAAGCAttgccaatagcagcagcaacagcaacagcagcagccttaGGAACTCAGTTGTCGGCCACATAGGCTCCACCTCCAGC ACAACTGTGCCAACGCTGTCGAATCAGGAtccccaccagcagcagcaccaacaccaGCATCACCTAAACTCGAATGCTCCGTTGCCGCCTGGCGGCAGCAAGGGACGCCAGAAGATGCATTTGGGTATGAGCGTGCACGACCATGGACAACACAACTCATCTGTGAATGCTTCAGGGTCCGATGCATTGGTGAATCATGCCTACAATTCGGTCAATAATTCAGTCGCCGGCAATAGTTTAAACAGCTTAAG GGACAATAACAGCATCAATTCCCCACTGTACATGTCGCATCCCCATCACAATCTGTCGCCCCCGCTGAACTACACAAAGAGTCCCATACCAACGATTGTGGGTATCACGAACACAGGAACGGTTGTGAATGCCGCCAATATGGTCAGCATTATTGGAAATTCATATACCTGCCAGGCGACGTATGGCCCGATCAAGACTGTTGTCGACGGGGGTGTCTCACCGGCAACGCCAGGCGGTGGCGGTAATGGTAATAGCCAAAATATTGTACCCGGCCTTGGGGCCGTCAGTGGGATCAGTGTGATCACCTCGATGGGCAGCAACAGTGTAGCGGGCGTCATGTCGCTTGGGGATGGTGGTCCGCCCACACCTACCATGGAATTAGATTTAAGCTCAGCTTtagaacaacagcagcagcagcaacaggtgGCGATGGCCGCCTCAATGGCTGCGGCAGCCCTTGCAGCGGCCCAGGCTTCAgtccaacagcaacagcaggcggCGCAGCAGGCCCAACAGCAGCGAAAGT TGGATGGGGCCTCGGGCGCACTTAGCTCATTGCAGAGCTGTGTGGGCTCCTCAGTGCAGGCGGCAAATCTGCGGGGGCCGGAGATATCGCCAAAGTTGGCCAAATACTTTCGCGCTGATTTGATTGCGCATGTGACCAATTGGCAGGCTGAGATACTGGAGCGTCAG GCGCAAAAATGCTGCGAGGATACGCATCTCTTTGGGGATATCACCTGCACGAGAATTTGCGCGGAACTGAAATGCGCCCGGAGTCTAGTGCGCAGCACCGAGATCAATGCCACACTCCAGGAACAGAA AATCATGTATCTGCGGCAGCAAATCCGCCGGATTGAGGAGTCGAAGACTCAGAACGCGTTTATGTCTGACGATACTTAG